The Christiangramia flava JLT2011 genome has a segment encoding these proteins:
- a CDS encoding S41 family peptidase, giving the protein MKITKYLMLFVFGGLLMTSCSKEDNDDTPVDPPTSEREITTELEVKDFVWKGMNEIYLYKSQIPELADDYFDTQDELYDWLETWDSPEDLFYDGLVAEQDRFSFITDDYVELENMFSGISETTGVDYRLYRFSGSNDIFGVVRYIVPGSNADGQNIERGDLFTKINGTTLTVDNYRELLGSSSQTFTIATINDNTVSETGEEVTIAAQTLTENPILVKEVLDVDGIKVGYLMYNSFVADFDDELNDAFAEFKAEGIQKLILDLRYNGGGRVSSATRLASMITGQFTGDVFAKQQWNDKYQAYFLDQNPDRLFNYFTDEIDNDVAINSLNLTDLYVIGTGSTASASELVMNGLSPYIDVVKVGDTTVGKSQASVTLYDSPNFGRDNANPDHLYAIQPLVYESVNAEDNVVPYNGLIPDVAIEERISNLGKLGDPSEPLLAAAIDAIKNNRRFYPEREFWYSEFKETGFNSPVYQRMYIDELPDTGGQKLGAKLEKN; this is encoded by the coding sequence ATGAAAATTACTAAATATTTGATGCTCTTCGTTTTTGGAGGGCTGCTGATGACTTCCTGTTCCAAGGAAGATAATGACGATACTCCAGTAGATCCGCCTACCTCTGAAAGAGAGATCACTACAGAACTGGAGGTAAAAGACTTCGTTTGGAAAGGTATGAATGAAATTTACCTTTATAAGTCTCAGATTCCGGAGCTGGCAGATGATTATTTTGATACCCAGGATGAATTATACGACTGGCTGGAAACCTGGGACAGTCCTGAAGACCTGTTCTACGATGGTCTGGTGGCCGAGCAGGATCGTTTCTCTTTCATTACAGATGATTATGTGGAATTGGAAAATATGTTCAGCGGGATTTCTGAAACTACCGGTGTAGATTATAGACTGTACCGTTTTTCTGGCTCTAATGATATTTTCGGGGTTGTGCGCTACATCGTTCCGGGAAGTAATGCCGATGGCCAGAATATTGAACGTGGAGATCTTTTCACCAAGATCAACGGAACCACCCTTACCGTAGATAACTATCGCGAATTGCTTGGAAGTTCTTCTCAAACTTTCACCATTGCTACCATCAACGATAACACGGTAAGTGAAACCGGCGAAGAAGTAACTATTGCAGCTCAAACACTGACCGAAAATCCTATTTTAGTTAAAGAAGTATTAGATGTAGATGGCATCAAAGTGGGATACCTGATGTATAACAGTTTTGTGGCTGATTTTGACGATGAACTGAATGATGCTTTTGCCGAGTTTAAAGCTGAAGGTATCCAGAAGTTGATCCTCGATCTTCGCTACAACGGTGGTGGCCGAGTTAGTTCTGCTACCAGACTTGCCAGTATGATCACCGGCCAGTTTACCGGGGACGTATTTGCAAAACAGCAATGGAACGACAAATACCAGGCTTATTTCCTGGATCAGAATCCTGATAGATTATTCAACTATTTCACTGATGAAATTGACAATGATGTGGCGATCAACAGTCTTAATTTGACAGATCTTTATGTGATTGGTACAGGAAGCACCGCTTCTGCCAGTGAATTGGTTATGAACGGTTTGAGCCCTTACATCGATGTGGTTAAGGTGGGAGACACTACCGTAGGAAAATCCCAGGCTTCGGTAACTCTTTATGATTCACCTAATTTTGGACGGGATAACGCCAATCCAGACCATTTATACGCCATTCAGCCACTGGTTTACGAATCTGTAAATGCTGAAGACAACGTGGTGCCTTATAACGGGTTGATTCCAGATGTAGCTATCGAAGAGCGAATCTCAAATCTTGGAAAATTGGGAGATCCTTCTGAACCACTTCTGGCAGCAGCTATTGATGCGATCAAAAATAACAGAAGATTCTATCCTGAACGAGAGTTCTGGTATAGTGAGTTCAAAGAAACAGGTTTCAATAGCCCTGTATATCAAAGAATGTATATCGATGAACTTCCCGATACAGGCGGCCAGAAATTAGGCGCGAAGCTGGAGAAGAATTAA
- a CDS encoding RNA polymerase sigma factor, producing the protein MKERAFLKIIDPVKDKMYRLALRLLTSKEAAEDATQEVILKLWSRKEKIKHYANVEAFAMTVTKNYCLDQLKSKQNSHLRIVHQNYESHHVSLQKEIELNDEMNWLSMIVNDLPEQQRMIFQLRDVEQYEYEEIAEIMEMNQTAIRVALSRARKAIRESLVKKHNYGMG; encoded by the coding sequence ATGAAAGAACGCGCCTTCCTGAAAATAATTGATCCTGTTAAGGACAAAATGTACCGTTTGGCACTGCGCTTGCTTACATCGAAGGAAGCAGCAGAAGACGCTACACAGGAAGTTATTTTGAAATTATGGAGCCGCAAAGAGAAAATCAAGCATTATGCCAATGTCGAGGCTTTCGCGATGACAGTTACAAAAAATTACTGTCTGGACCAGTTGAAGTCGAAACAGAATAGCCATTTGCGGATCGTTCATCAAAATTATGAAAGCCATCACGTTTCGCTTCAAAAAGAGATCGAGCTGAATGATGAGATGAACTGGCTCTCCATGATCGTAAATGATCTACCCGAACAGCAACGTATGATTTTTCAGCTTCGGGACGTGGAACAGTATGAATATGAGGAAATTGCAGAAATAATGGAAATGAACCAGACGGCAATCCGGGTGGCACTTTCAAGAGCTCGTAAGGCGATCAGGGAAAGTCTGGTAAAAAAGCACAACTATGGAATGGGATAA